From the Campylobacter volucris genome, the window CGCTTTTTTTGTCCAGCAGAAAGTTTGGTGGTGCTAAAATTTTCTTCTATGATTTCAACCTTACTATCAAGCTCTAAAATTTTAAGCCAATATTCTAAATCATCTTGTGAAAATTTTTCATCTTTTAAAATTTGTGTAAATAAATGAAAATCACTAAATATTGCACTAATTAATGCTCTATATTTATAAATATTTTCTGATGTTATTAGCTCATCATCAAGAAAAATTTTTCCTTTAAAGTCTGTAAAAAGCCCCGCTAAAATCATAGAAAAAGTTGATTTTCCACTGCCATTTTTACCGATTAAAAAAATACATTCTCCTTTTTTTAACTCAAAATTTACAGGATAAAGCATGAATTTTTCATTATAAGCAAAAGAAACATCTTTTAAACTTATCTTACTCCATTGAGTTTTTTCTTGTGTGAATTTAAATTCTTGCTGGTATTCTTGCAGATTTAAATTTGAAATTTTATCCAAAGCTATTTTTGCCATAAGTATGGTTGGAAAACTTCCTATCATCGATACTAGTGGGGTTCTTAAAAACAATACGCTTAAAGCAATGGTTGTAGCATTTTCAATACTTGCAAATTCATATGCTAAAGCTATGTAAAATTCTACTCCAACTAAAGCTAACATCGCACTATTGCTCCAATTATTCGATAAAATATGTAAAATATTTCCTATAGTTGAGCTTTTTTTCTTTTTTAATGCATTGATTTGGAACTCATTTTCATAGTATTGTTTTGCCCTTAAAGGGTTTAAGGTAAGTTCATTGTGTCCTTGGAGTATGTTTTGATAATTTTTTTGCAAAGCATCATCATTTTCTCTTGCATTTTTAAAATAAAAATAAACCTTGCTCATTAAAAAGTGATTGATAATAAATACACAAATTATCCACACCAAGCACAAAAAGAAAAGCTCTAAAGAAAGATAGGATATATAAGCACTTGTACAAAAAATCAAAACACTAGATTGAACAAATTCAGGAAAACGCAAAAGTCCAAAAGAAATGCTTCTTACATCATTATTTAAAGATGCAAGTATCCTTGCTTTTGTAGTATTTAATATACTTAAAATATTAGTATCTAAAATTTGCTTTACAACCCTTCTTTGCATTTTGAAAATAAAATTTTGTCCAAAAGAACTAAGAGTGATTTCTACAAAAGAAGAACTTGCAAAAAACAAAAGCAATAAAAGTACAAAATAAATAATAATATATGGATTTTCAAGTTTTGATTTAAGTAAAAATTCATTGATAAAAACTAAGGTTAAAACGCCTATTAAACTAGTTAGGATACTAAAAAATAAAAAAAGACATATTTTGATTTTATTTTCTTTAAATAAGGCTAGTATGAAATTCAAATCAATTACCACTTAAAATATATACTTTACTTGCTAAATCCTTAAATGTCTTAGAATGGATTAAATTTTGGCAAGATTTTGATTTTGAAAGACTTTGAAATTCTGTATTTGCTAATTCTTTTAAGGCATTATCAAGTTGATTTTTTAAATTTAAATCACTAGGTTTTTTTAAAAGCTCATTTTTTAAATTGGCTATATTTTGAAAATTATTATTTGTTTTTGTGCTAATTCCTAAAAGCAAAACACTTTCTTGATCAACAAAAACTACCTTAAAACATTCTTCATCATTACCAACACCAAAATAAAGCTCTTTGCTAGAATTTTGCAAAGAAGATAAATCCTCGTTTTTAATATTTGCTACATTACTCATTAAAGCAATGCTTGAAAGTGCTTCATTTTTTAAAACATAATTGCTTACATCATTGATAAATATTTTAAGATTACTTAGTGCTTGAGTAGCACTTGCTTCATCTTTACTAGCACCAAGCTTTGGCAGGGCAATAGCTGCTAAAACTCCTAGTATAATCACCACAAAAACTAATTCCATGATAGTAAATGCTTTTTTCATAATTTACCTTGTAAATTTTGCACTTTTGGATTAATAAGATCCTCACAAATATCAACAAATTCTTGTTTTTCATAAGCTTCACAAGCTGCTCTTGCTATCATTAGAGCATTATCTGAGCAATACTCAAGTGGAGCTAATAAAAGCTCACATTCATAAATTTTACATAAATTTTCAATTTGCTCTCTTAAGCTTAAATTAGCACTAGCACCACCTACTACACCAAAGCGTTTAAATTTATATTCTTTAAAAATTTTTGATAATTTATCCATGATATGTGCTATAGCTGTTTTTTGAAATGCATTAGCAATCTCACATTGTCTTTCTTTGGAAAGTTCTTGTTTTAAAATTTCTAACCTAACTTGATTTTTAAGCCCTGAAAAACTATAGCTTAATTCTTTAGAATGGAGCAAAGGTGTGCTAAATTCCAAAGAATTATTTTTTGCTTGTTTGGCCAAATTTTCTATGATAGCCCCTCCAGGGTATCCTAAATTCATCATTTTGGCTACCTTATCAAAACTTTCACCAAAACTATCATCGCTAGTTCTTATAAGCTCACTAATTTTGCCTTCATTATTGACAAAAAGCACCATAGTATGGCCACCACTTACAAGCAAAACTCCCATATCTAACTTAATGCTTTGCTCTAAAAATAAAGAATAAATATGACCTTTTAAATGATTTATCGCAATCAATGGTAAATTTAAACTAACTGCAAGCATCTTAGCCATAGCCACACCACCAATCAAACTCACACTAAGGCCAGGTTCATTAGTAACAGATATAGCACATAATTGATCAAAATATTTTTTACATTGATCTAAAATTTGTGGCAAGGCTTGAGTATGCAATCTCGCAGCAAGCTCGGGCACTACTCCGCCATATTGATTGTGCTCGTTTTCTTGTGATATTTTTTTATAAAAAATACACTCATAAGTATTTTTATTTATAATAGCAATAGAACTATCATCACAAGAACTTTCTATAGCTAAAATAAGATTTTTCATTCAAATTCCACTAAAATCATTCCAAGGAATTTATCTTTTTGATCTGCTTTTTCTATGAAATTATTTGAAATATCTACATTTTTAATTTCTTTTGTATGGGTATTTTTAGCCAAAATTTGCTCGTTTAAATTTGCATTTTTAAGCTCATAAAATTCAACTCTATAAATTTTTCTTTTTTTATCTAAAGAATATCTACTTTGCATTTGATTTTTAGAAATTAATATCTCGCTTTCATCTTTACCTCTATCAAATCCTATAACATTGACTCTCACGCCAGAAATAGCAGGAATTTTGAAATTTTGCTTCACCATAATTTTCTTTGCAAATGAAGTTTGTATGTTTTGACCATCTACTATTAATTCTACACTATCTAAAGCATTTGAAAATTCAAAATACTCAGGATAAATTCTAGTTTGCAAACGATTTCCATAATTAATCGAGTATGAATTTTTTCCTGAAATTACAGCTGTAATTTCATTACTTGCTTCATAGTTTAAAGCTTGATTTACAGGGAAAGGAAGGAATTTTATAGTCGGATTTGGACGATCTAAATAAATTAAAATTTTATCATTAAATAGCCTTACTTCCAAAGGTTTTTCTATGGCTTTATAAACACCATTTGGGGTTAATTCAAAAGTTCTAGTAAATTCTATATTTGCTTTTTTTAAATAATACTCTATTGCTAAAAGATGATAATACACTCTTAAATGCGTAGGTAAATTTTTACTTGCTTCATTAGCAAAAGCTGCTTTGTGGTTAGATACAACAAAATAAGTTAAAGCTTTAAGCATATCTTTGTCATTTTTTTCTTGGGTTTTGGTATTTTTTAAATGATATTGGTGTTCTTGAGTTATCAAAGCTTTGTTTATATTTTCTACTGCTTCTTTAGCAATATTTTCTAAATCAGCATATTTAGTCGAATTAACCTCGCTTTGGTCAATTATACTAGTATTTCCCCATCTGTTTGGATTTTTATCTTTATTTTCATACTTTGGTCTATAAAATCCACTACCATCGTGTAGATTAATTACCATATTTATTTCAGGAGTTAAAATAAGCTCTTTTATACGCTCGATGGTGTGATAGTCAGGATCGTTTTTATCAAGATTTGCAAATTTTCTATTTAAATCTCCAAAATTACCTCTATTTCTAGCAATAATGCTTTCAAAAGCTAAATTTGGAACTACGATAATTTTACCCTTAGTGATATTATAATCACTCAAAAGCAAACTCGCAGCATGAAATCCTCCTGGCTCATCTCCTTGTATGCCTCCAAGAATTAAAACCGTATTATTATCATCTAAACTCTTACCATTTTCTTTAACGCTAAATGTCAAAGAAAAAGCTAAATTTATAAATACACCCAAGCATATTAAAAATTTCATCTTATCTCCCATCTAAATATAATTTAACTTGAGCATTATACTCAAAAACATCTTCTATATCATTGATTTTTGGCACCCCAAAATGATCAAGTGCTTTAAAAATTCCTTTAGCTATATCTAAAAACCCAACCTTTTCTTCTAAAAATTTATACACCATATATTCATTTGCACTATTAATAATCACACCTAAATCAGGATTTTTCAAAAGTTCATCTTTTAATGTAAATATAGGATATTTTTTTAAACTAATCTTTTCAAATTTCAAATTTTGCATTTTTATTAAATCAAGCGTTTGTATATAAGTTTTATTATGATTTTTTAAAATGGCTTGTGCTATAGATAAACGCATATTAGCATGAGAAAAATACGCACTAATACCACCATCTTTAAATTCACACAAAGCATGCACTAAAGATTTTTTTTCTATCAAAGCATCGATATTTGTAAAACCATATAAATGATAAGCTTCTATGATTTCAAAAAGCTTATTGCACATACTAGCACTATCTATAGTTATCTTAGCACCCATAGACCAATTAGGATGTTTTAAAGCTTGTTTCAGAGTTACATCTTTTAAATCTTTAATTTTGTATTTATAAAAAGCCCCACCACTTGCGGTAATAAAAAGTTTTTTAATGTTTTTTCTTTTTTCAATTAGACATTTTAATGCTGCATGCTCACTATCAATTGGCATAATTTTAGAAGTATCAAAAAATTTTCCTGCTACTACTAAGCTTTCTTTGTTTGCTAAAGCTAAATTTTTTCCTAGTTTTTGCGCCATTAGGCTAGAATTTAAACCTGCAAAACCTACGATGGCATTTACCACCAAAGAGCTTTTACACTGACTAATCATCTCTTTTAAACCCTCTTGAGCGACAAAAATTTTATTATGATTGACTAATTTTTTATCTTTAAAATCTTGTATGCAAACAAATTTAGGCTTAAATTTGGCAATTTGCTCATTTAAAAGTTTTATATTTTTTCCACAAGATAAAGCCTCTATGGCAATATTATTTTTATGAGCTATATAAAGAGTATTTACACCTATACTTCCTGTGCTTCCAAGTACAATCATACCAATGCTGCCATTGCAAATGCTGCTATCATTATCGCATCAATTCTATCTAAAATTCCACCATGACCTGGTATGAGATTTCCGCTATCTTTAATTCCTGCTTGTCTTTTAAAATAACTCTCAAGCAAATCCCCAATCACAGCAAAAATCGCAACAACTAAAGAAATATAAATACTTTTTACAACACTAAATTCAAAAGTACCTATTATAGTTCCTAAAATTCCAGCACATACAATACCTCCAACAACCCCTTCTAAAGTTTTATTAGGACTTGTCGGTGAAAATGCTCTTTCGCCTATTAGTTTTCCTATAAAATAAGCCCCGCTATCACAAGCAACCACTATAGCTATAAGCCAAAACAATACAAACATACCCTCATAGCTTAAAACTTGATATAGCATTAAAATAGGCAAAGTCGGATAAATATATGGCATTAATTCGTTTAAATTATCACTTTTTTTATAAACTAAATACCCTAAAATCAAAATCACACCTGCTAATCCTACATAAAAAGGCTTATCTAAAATCACAGCAATAATAAAAACACCTAAGGCTAAAAAAACACTTGCGTATTTAGTTTTAAACATGGCTTTAGCTTCATTAAAAGCTAAAAAAAGTAAAATTCCAAAAAGTATAAAATTAATAAAAAAATTATCCAACAAAGCTATAACCAAAACAGCAACTATCATAATAATCGCACTTGCAATTCTTGTTTTAGAAAACATTTTTTTCCTTATTTAAATACTCAAATCAAGCAAATGAGAGCTTTTTTTAACCTCTTCTTCTTGTTCTTGCTCATCATCTTCTTCTTGAGCTTGCATATTTTTTTTAGAAGAATGTTTTTTTTCTTCCTCTTGTCTTTCTTTTACTTCATCGCTTAGCTCATGAGATTGATTAACCTTTTCAAGCTTTTCTACGGTTTTTTCTTTGGCTTGAAATTCGCTCATATTTACTAAAGTAGCAAAAGAATCCTTTGCAAGATCATTGCTTGCTTGCGCTGAATGCACTGGTGCATTTTGATTAGCAAAATGTATGCCACCTATTTGACTTATAGGCATATTTACTCCTTTAAAATGCTTAAAGTCTTGTAATTTGTATAATTTACAAAAGCTTTTTCTTTTATTTTAACAAAATTCTTACTAGTATAATCGACCAAATAAGTCCCAGAACTTAATTTTGAAAATTCCACACAAATTTTTGCTGCAAATTCTAACACCATTTGGCTTATTTTTAATTTATTTGAAGTGATGATAACATGCGCACTTGGATAATCTTTCACATGAAACCACAAATCATCTTTTTTTGCTATTTTTAACAAATATTCATTGGCTTTTTCATTGCGTCCTACACTGATTTTAAATCCATCTATGTAAAAACTACTCACCCCTGCATTTATTTCTTCTTTTTTCACTGCTTTAGTTTTTTTAGGCATTAAAATTTCAAGCTCATACAAAGAAAAACTTTTCACAATCATCGCTTTAAGATTAACCAAAAAATCTAATTTTTCAGTCAAAATTTCTCGTTCGATGTTGATATTTTTAGCCTTTTGCTTAAGTTTTTTTGCCATTTTATAAAATTCATTAGCGCTGATTTTAGGAGTATTTTCCAAATTGAAACTAAGCTCATTACCTTCAAAATCTTGCAAAGTAAAATTTCTTTGAAAATTTTGCAAAGAATTTAAATTTGCAAATAAAACATCTGCTTTCTTGCTCAATAAATTTGCATTTTCTATTAAGATTTCTTCTTTTTCTAAATCATTGATATTTTGCTCTAAAGTTTTAATCTTTTTATCTATATTTAAAATCTTATTTTCTTTTATATTTTGCAATCTTTTTTGCTGAATTTCTTTGGATTTTTGTAAAAAATATGTATCAAAATCATCAATTTTTACAAATTCTTCTTTTATCTCAAAAGCTTTTAAAGCCTCTAGTTTTTCTCCTATTTTTACTACCCGATAGCTTTTATCTATATGCCTTAGAGCTTCTATGATAAAATCTTTCATATCGGTTATAATTACATTGGTATTTTTACCTGTAAATTCAAAGTAAATTCTTGCATCATAACTTTTATATGATTTTTCAGATAAAACATCAAAACACAAAATTCTATTATTTTCTAAAACCTTTATATCTAAAATTTTTGCATTGGAAAAATATTTTTTAAGCATAAAATCAAATGGCGCATTGTAATTTTTAGCTTGGATTTTATCTTTATAAATTGCACTATTAGCTCTAGTTAAATCCATGATAAAACTTTGATGATCTAAACTTAATTCTAAAATATTATCATCAAGTCTTTTTAGATAATTTAGTCTTTTAAAGGATAAAAAATAATCTTTTATTTGTATTAAATCTGTATATTTCATACAAAGTATTATAAAATATTTTAACCAATTTGTGAGGTTTTATGGAAAAAATTCCTTATCCTTGTGTGATTTTATGTGGTGGAAAATCTTCTCGTATGGGGCAAGATAAAAGTTTATTAGAAGTTAATGGAAAAAATTTAACGCTTTATCAATATGAAAAATTTTCACAAATCTTTAATCAAGTTTTTATTAGTTCTAAAGACAATAAATTTCATCAAAAATTGCCATTGATTTTAGATGAAAATAATTCTTTTTATTCACCGCTTTTAGCTTTAAATTCTATATTTAAATATTTTCAAAATACTTATATATTTATCATTAGCGTAGATAGTCCAAATATAAATAAAAAAAGTATTTATACGCTATTTCATCGTTTAAATTCACAAAATATACTTTTGGCTAGCACAAAAAATTATAAGCATTACTTATGTGGATTTTATCATAGTAAAAATTATGAAAAATCTTTACAATTTTTAAAAGAAAATAATCACAAACTAAGTGTTTTTTGCTCTACAATGAAAGCTGAATTTATAGAATTTGAAAATGAAGATGAATTTATCAATCTAAATTATTTTGATGATTATCAAAAATGGCAAAGAAGTCTTAAAGACTTCTAAATTTAAAGCAAGAAAAAAGCTATAATGCTACCTAAAACCAATAACGAGCCATTAAAAAATATAAAAGTAGGTATGCAAGTATCTTTTATATGATCACCTTGTCCATCTGCGTTTAATCCTACGCTCACACCTAAAGTAGTCTCGCTAGCAGGAGATCCAGCATCCCCTAAAGCTCCAGCCACTCCTATGATAAAAATAATCGCAACAGGAGAAAAACCAAGCTGAAGACAAATTGGGCAAAATAAAGTCGCTATAATAGGAATAGTTCCAAATGAACTTCCTATACCTATGGTGATTAAAAGCCCTATAGCTAACATAATCAAAATAGCTAAAAAATGACTTTGATCCATAAAAGGCACACTTACTCTAACAAGCTCATCAATACCACCACTTTGCTTTAAAACTTCACTATATCCAGAAGCTACAAGCATTACAAATGCTATATAACCCATGATTTTAAGCCCATCATCAAACACTAAATTTACTTTATTATATTCTACTCCACCCAAAAGCACCATCAAAACAAAACCCAAAAGACCTGATAATGGAAGATTGTGTGTTAAAATTTGCAAAAGTAAAGTCAGTCCAAGACCAGCTAAAACTCCCCATTCTTTTTTACCCATAGTCAAATTATCAAAATCCATTTTAGAAATTTGCTCTTCTTTATACTCTCTTGGTTTTGCATAGAATACAAACACAGCTAAAAATAATCCTACTAACATACAAATTACAGCAAAAATCATCGTGTTTGAAACTTGATCAAGATTAATCAAAACACCATTTGAATTTAAATTATCCACTAATAGAGTTTGATAAATAAGTCCAAATCCTAACGGAACCACCATATAAGGAGTAGTAAGTCCAAAAGTCAAAGCACAAGCTATAGCCCTACGATCAATTTTTAATTTATTAAAAATCATCAACAAAGGCGGTATAAGTAAAGGAACAAAAGCCACATGTATAGGAATTAAATTTTGCGAAAAACACGCAATCAAAGCCAAAGAAAGTATTAACACATATTTTCTATGGGATATAAAATTTGATACAAGTTTTATCAAATACGCCGTAAGATTTGTCTTTGATATAGCAGCAGCAACTGCACCAAGTAAAATATAACTCAAAGCAGTTTGTAAATTTCCTTGCATACCATCGATCAAAATTTTCATAGAATCCATCATAGCTTGAGGTAATTGTGTAAAAAAACTTATAAAATCAAGATGTTCTAAATGCATATATTTTGACCAAACACCTACAAAAATACCACTAAGTAAAACACTAAGCAACACATTAAACCTAAAAAAACACAATAGCGTCATTAAAATAACGCCCATAAAAACAGGATTGGTCAAAAGCATTTTTTTCCTTACAAAAATAAAAATAAAAGATTTTACATTTTAAATGATTTTTTTAAATATTCTTTTAAGTTTAAAAAATTTAAGCAAAAATTGCAAAATAAAAGCATAAAATGATTTTTTACTTTTAAAAAAGGCTTATTGATGAGAAGTGATGCTATCAAAAAAGGACATTTAAAAGCACCAAATCGCTCTTTACTTAGAGCATGTGGATTAAACGATGATGATTTTAACAAACCTTTCATAGGAGTTGCAAATAGCTATATAGATATCATTCCAGGTCATTTTTTCTTAAACGATTATGCAAAAATCATTAAAGATGAAATCAAAAAAAATGGCTGTATTCCTTTTGAATTTAATACCATAGGAGTAGATGATGGCATAGCAATGGGACATGATGGTATGCTTTATTCTTTGCCAAGTCGTGAAATCATAGCAAATTCTATAGAAACTGTGATGAATGCTCATCAACTTGATGCTTTAATTTGCATACCAAATTGCGATAAAATCACACCAGGTATGTTAATGGGAGCTTTAAGAGTAAATGTTCCTACTATTTTTGTAAGCGGTGGGCCTATGAGAGCTGGGGTAAACAAACATGGTGATAAAATCAGCCTTAGTTCAGTTTTTGAAGCAGTTGGTGCATATGAAGCAAAAAAAATCAATGAAGATGATTTAAAAGATATAGAATGCAAAGCCTGTCCTAGCGGTGGTTCATGTTCTGGAATGTTTACTGCAAATTCTATGAATACTTTATGTGAGGCTATGGGTATAGCACTAGAAGGCAATGGCACCATACTAGCTTTAAGTAAAGAAAGAGAAGAGCTTTTAAGAAAAGCAGCGCGCAGAATTTGCCAAATAGCACTCGATGAACGCTTTAAAATTAAAAATATCATCACTAAAAAATCCATAAAAAACGCTCTAATAGTTGATATGGCTATGGGTGGAAGCTCTAATACAATACTACATATGCTTGCAATTGCCTATGAAGCAGGTGTAAATTTAAATATTAAAGAATTAAATGAAATTAGTAAAAATGTAGCGCACATTGCCAAAATAGCACCTTCGCTAAATAGTGTATATATGGAAGATATCCATAAAGCTGGTGGAGTAAGTGCTGTAATAGCCGAACTTGCAAATAAAAAAGATCATATTTTAGAGCTTGATGCTATGGACATACTCGGACAAACTTTACAAGATCGTATAAAAAATTCAAAAATCAAAGATGAAAGCATCATTAAAAAATTAGACAATGCTTATTCTAGTGTAGGTGGACTTGCGATTTTATTTGGAAATTTGGCTGAGCAAGGTTGTGTTATAAAAACTGCTGGAATCATGGGTCAGCGTAAATTTAAAGGCAAGGCAATATGTTTTAACTCTCAAGAAGAAGCTATAAAAGGCATTATAAAAGGAAAGGTTAAAAAAGGACAAGTGTGTGTTATACGCTATGAAGGTCCAAAAGGTGGGCCTGGCATGCAAGAAATGCTAAGTCCTACTTCACTTTTAACTGGCATGGGACTTGGAGCTGATGTAGCATTGATTACAGATGGACGCTTTAGTGGTGCTACTAGAGGACTTAGTATAGGCCATATCTCCCCTGAGGCTGCTGAAGGTGGGTTAATAGCCCTTTTAAAAGACGGGGATGAAATTGAAATAGATGTGGATAATTATAGTATAAATACAAATTTAAGCAATGAAGAAATAACAAAAAGAAAAGCTGAATTTAAGCCATTGCAAAAAGAAATAAATTCAAGATGGTTAAAAATGTATCAAAAATTAGTAAGCAATGCTAGCAAGGGTGCTGTTTTAGACGCATAAAAGTGGCCGGGAGAAAGGGATTCGAACCCCTGGAGGTGTTACCCTCAACGGTTTTCAAGACCGCCGCTTTCGACCACTCAGCCATCTCCCGAATATATAAAATTTTCAAAATGATTGGAGGCGACATCCGGATTCGAACCGGAGATCAAGGCTTTGCAGGCCCATGCCTTACCGCTTGGCTATGTCGCCTTGAGTTACCCCAATAAATGTGGTGCCCGAGGCCGGACTTGAACCGGCACGGAAGAAAAATTCCGAGGGATTTTAAGTCCCTTGTGTCTACCAATTCCACCACCCGGGCGGGTGATAATGGAGCGGGAAACGAGATTCGAACTCGCGACCCCAACCTTGGCAAGGTTGTGCTCTACCCCTGAGCTATTCCCGCAAATAAAAATGAAGTCAAAATTATATCAATATAAGCTTAAATATATATAAAAACTATTTTTATTACAAATTAATAAAAAATTTAATTTTTTTAAATATAATTCCATCTACTAAACTAAAAATATAATAAAAATTAAATGAAAAGTTATTATATTTTTAAAAAATAAACAACAAATTACAAACAAAATTAAGATAAGGAGAAATTAAACGATGTTGAAACTAAATGTATCAGGCAAAATGACATCAATAGTTGGATTTTTGATTGTCATGATTTTAAGTATAGTCAGTGTTTTAGGTTATTTTCAAACCAAAAATAATACTTTTGAACTCATCAAAGATGTTCAATTAAAAACAATGGATGATGTAACTTTAACATTTAACAATTATGGACAAAGCAAAAGAAATGCTATCAATACCTTAGCAGATGAACTTTCTAAAGTTCCATTGGATGATAAAGAACAAATTCTATCACTTATTGGGTCTTTTCAAAAGGCTTTTAATTTCCAATTAACTTTCTTTGGTATTGAAGAGCTAAATGGTGTGTTTTTATCAAATGGGCAGTTTTTAAATTCTGCAAAAGGTTTTAATTTACAAAATAGCATATGGTATACACAAGCAAGACAAGCAAAAGCAGTCATCGCAACTAACCCTTATAGATCATCAACAGATGGCGTTGTTACTATGACTTATGCAGCACCTGTATATAAAAATGGAAATTTTATAGGCGTTGTTGGTGGTGATTATACACTAAGTTCTTTTTCTAAAGATGTTTTAGCTTTTGGAAGATCTGCTACTACTTATGCAGTTGTTTATAACAACGAAGGTGAGATTATGTTCCACGAAAATCAAGATAAAATCTTGACAAAAGATCAACTAGGAACAAATATTTCAAAAATCATTAATACAAATCCATCATACTATCTAGATCCAGATAATAGAGATTCTTTATTTGAAGCAAAAGATGACAAAGGCATAGCTTATCAAGTAATGTGTAATGCCACTATTAATCCAAATTTTAAAGTTTGCACAATTACAGAAAATCGTGCTTATACAAATCCTATAAAAAAAGCTTTGTTTGCTCAAATTATCGTAGGTTTAATAGCAATAGTAATTGCTTTA encodes:
- a CDS encoding NFACT RNA binding domain-containing protein, with the translated sequence MKYTDLIQIKDYFLSFKRLNYLKRLDDNILELSLDHQSFIMDLTRANSAIYKDKIQAKNYNAPFDFMLKKYFSNAKILDIKVLENNRILCFDVLSEKSYKSYDARIYFEFTGKNTNVIITDMKDFIIEALRHIDKSYRVVKIGEKLEALKAFEIKEEFVKIDDFDTYFLQKSKEIQQKRLQNIKENKILNIDKKIKTLEQNINDLEKEEILIENANLLSKKADVLFANLNSLQNFQRNFTLQDFEGNELSFNLENTPKISANEFYKMAKKLKQKAKNINIEREILTEKLDFLVNLKAMIVKSFSLYELEILMPKKTKAVKKEEINAGVSSFYIDGFKISVGRNEKANEYLLKIAKKDDLWFHVKDYPSAHVIITSNKLKISQMVLEFAAKICVEFSKLSSGTYLVDYTSKNFVKIKEKAFVNYTNYKTLSILKE
- a CDS encoding molybdenum cofactor guanylyltransferase — its product is MEKIPYPCVILCGGKSSRMGQDKSLLEVNGKNLTLYQYEKFSQIFNQVFISSKDNKFHQKLPLILDENNSFYSPLLALNSIFKYFQNTYIFIISVDSPNINKKSIYTLFHRLNSQNILLASTKNYKHYLCGFYHSKNYEKSLQFLKENNHKLSVFCSTMKAEFIEFENEDEFINLNYFDDYQKWQRSLKDF
- a CDS encoding Na+/H+ antiporter family protein, translating into MLLTNPVFMGVILMTLLCFFRFNVLLSVLLSGIFVGVWSKYMHLEHLDFISFFTQLPQAMMDSMKILIDGMQGNLQTALSYILLGAVAAAISKTNLTAYLIKLVSNFISHRKYVLILSLALIACFSQNLIPIHVAFVPLLIPPLLMIFNKLKIDRRAIACALTFGLTTPYMVVPLGFGLIYQTLLVDNLNSNGVLINLDQVSNTMIFAVICMLVGLFLAVFVFYAKPREYKEEQISKMDFDNLTMGKKEWGVLAGLGLTLLLQILTHNLPLSGLLGFVLMVLLGGVEYNKVNLVFDDGLKIMGYIAFVMLVASGYSEVLKQSGGIDELVRVSVPFMDQSHFLAILIMLAIGLLITIGIGSSFGTIPIIATLFCPICLQLGFSPVAIIFIIGVAGALGDAGSPASETTLGVSVGLNADGQGDHIKDTCIPTFIFFNGSLLVLGSIIAFFLL
- the ilvD gene encoding dihydroxy-acid dehydratase — encoded protein: MRSDAIKKGHLKAPNRSLLRACGLNDDDFNKPFIGVANSYIDIIPGHFFLNDYAKIIKDEIKKNGCIPFEFNTIGVDDGIAMGHDGMLYSLPSREIIANSIETVMNAHQLDALICIPNCDKITPGMLMGALRVNVPTIFVSGGPMRAGVNKHGDKISLSSVFEAVGAYEAKKINEDDLKDIECKACPSGGSCSGMFTANSMNTLCEAMGIALEGNGTILALSKEREELLRKAARRICQIALDERFKIKNIITKKSIKNALIVDMAMGGSSNTILHMLAIAYEAGVNLNIKELNEISKNVAHIAKIAPSLNSVYMEDIHKAGGVSAVIAELANKKDHILELDAMDILGQTLQDRIKNSKIKDESIIKKLDNAYSSVGGLAILFGNLAEQGCVIKTAGIMGQRKFKGKAICFNSQEEAIKGIIKGKVKKGQVCVIRYEGPKGGPGMQEMLSPTSLLTGMGLGADVALITDGRFSGATRGLSIGHISPEAAEGGLIALLKDGDEIEIDVDNYSINTNLSNEEITKRKAEFKPLQKEINSRWLKMYQKLVSNASKGAVLDA